The DNA segment CCCGTAACTAAATTGAGCACGCCCTTTGGAATCCCTGCTTCCTCAGCCAATTTGAAAAATTGAACAGCACTTCCAGGTGTTTGCTCAGCTGGTTTCAAAACGACCGTACAACCAGCAGCTAAAGCAGGTGATAGTTTCCTCGTTACCATCGCGAGTGGGAAATTCCATGGCGTAATCGCACCAACCGGACCTACTGGCTGTTGAATTACTTTCAACCTTTTATTTTCTTCAGAAGCTTGCATTGTTTTTCCATAAATCCTTTTCCCTTCCTCAGCATTCCAGAGCACATAGTCAGCGGCATTCTTTACTTCACCCATTGCTTGTTTCAATGGTTTTCCCATTTCAAGAGAGATGGTTTGGGCTAATTCTTTCTGTCTTTCAAGCATTAGCTGGTAAATACGGATCAGAATCTCCGCTCTCTTAGTAGCTGGAGTTGCCGCCCAATCTTGAAAAGCCGCATAACTCGCTTCGATTGCCTCCTGTGTATCACCTTCATGCCCAGCTGCGGCTTTGCTTACCACTTCCCCATTGGCTGGATTTATTACATCAAAACATTCATTTGAGATAGGGCCCTCCACTCCCCGTTGATGTATAATTGGTAAGTTTGAACATTTGCTTGAACTGTCATTATGGTATCCTCCTCATTCACTTTGATTTAGTAACTTTCAATTTTAACTTCGCTTTCTAATTTCCAGAACTCTGATTGCGTGTGAACCACTTTAGCGATCGCATCCTTTTGGTTGCTATAAACCGGTGCCCCATGAACATCACTAGGGAACGGATCATCGACACCGCTTTTCAGCCCAGTCAACTCCTCTATTATTCTCAGTGTGCAAAACGGTACATAAGAAGTACTGTATCCACCTTCATGCAGGGCAATAAGCCGTCCATTACAATGGCGTTCAGCCATTTTTTTGACGATTGAAGTCATTTTGCCAAAACCATCAGCTGTCATAAGCATTCGTCCTAAAGGGTCAAATCTACTAGGATCCTGTCCTGCTGATACGATTATTAATTCAGGGTCAAATTGCTCTGCAATCGGAACAACAATTTTTTCAAAAGCATATAGGTACCCATCGTCACCGGTTCCAGCTGGTAAAGGTATGTTAACGTTATATCCTTGTCCCTCCTCCTCACCAGTGTGTTCATGTAAACCTCTTCCAGCTGGAAACACATACTCTTGATGGATGGAAACAAACAGCACATCGGGATCAGAATAAAATGCACTTTCAGTTCCGTTCCCATGATGAACATCCCAATCTAGAATCATGATACGGTTTAAACCATATTTTTCCTTTGCATAGTTAGCAGCAATAGCAGCATTATTAAATAAACAAAACCCCATACCAAGTTCTTCTTCCGCATGATGTCCTGGGGCCTCGTTAATGCGTATACATTCTGGGCTTCCCCCTCCATCACTGCCTCAACGGCAGTCAATGCCCCACCAGCCGATAACAAGGCAATTTCATATGAACCAGGGCCAACTACAGCCATTTTGCCTGCATCTCCACCACCTGTATCACTCAGTTCCTTGATCTTCTCGACATAGTGGGAAGTATGATTTAACTCAATCTCATTCTCTGTTGCGAGCCTTGGGGAGATGGAATGTAAATTTTTAATAAACCCACTTCGTTCTAAAAGGTTCTTAACACGCCGTTTTGTCTCTGCATTTTCTGCATGAGTATCTGGCTCGACCATACCGCCTGACTGAATAACCAATGCTCCGTTACCTGTATCGTGCCAAAAATAACTTTCATCATATATAAATCCTGTTTTCAAGCTCATAGAAAGCCTCCTTTGGTGATCGATAAATCCTCATCATTCAAGCTATAGGGTTCAAATAGAAACCGCTTTCAAAAAAGTAATTAGATAAGTCAGGACGATACACTCCTGCTACTCCTTACCTCATCATCTCCACTGCTGCTTTCTAACTTAGCAATTGTAAAGCCAGTAAATCCGTAAATGACATTTATGACAGGAACGAGGATTGCAAAAAACACAAATGGTATAAATTGATAGGGGCTGACTCCCAAAATGACTGAACTTAAAATGACTGGTACTGACCAAGGGACCAAATTAATCCCTACAGTCCCTGTCGCCTCAACGCAGCGGGACAAATTCTTCGGATGTAAATTTCTTTGTTTAAACGTTTTCAGAAAACTTCTTGCAGGGAGAATTAAAGCCAAATATTGCGCCCCGCTGGACAATCCAACCACAAACGTTAGTAACAATGTTGAACTTATAAGAGAGCCTGTTGTTTTTGATAAATCAATGACGTAATCAACAAAAACCTGAAAGATGTACGTCCGTTCTAAAAGTCCGCCTAACGCTGTAGCTATCATCAACATTCCAATAGGTCGAAGCATAGACAGAATCCCGCCAGTATTTAATAAGGCATCTATTGATTGGATACCAGAATCGATTACAAATCCACCCGTCATTGCATTTAAAATGGCGGAAACAGTACTTCCTTGGAAGATAACAGCACATACACTAGCCAAAATACTGGTAATCACAAGAGCAGGTACGGCTGGAACTCTTTTGATCATCATAACTATCGTTATAAGAGGAACCGTAAGTAACCCTGAATGTATAGTGAAATTTTCTTCTAACCCCCCCAAAATGATATTTACTTCTTCTGGAGTAGCCACATTTCCTACGTATTGATTTCCTACGAACCAATACAAGATAAGGGCGATAATAAAGGCAGGCAGAGTATCCCATAACATGTGCTTCACATGAGTGTATAAAGGGACATTAACAATTGCAGATGCGACATTTGTGGTATCTGATAAAGGGGAGAGTTTATCTCCAAAAAAAGCACCAGAAATGACAGCACCTGCCACTAAAGGAAGAGGAAATCCCATCCCCTGTCCTATGGCCATAAAGGCTAATCCTATTGTTCCAAGGGAGGTAATCGAACCAATAACCATAGCTAGTAATGCTGTGAAAAACGCCACCATAGGGACAAAATATGCGGGATCAATTATTGAAAATCCATAATAGATGATCGTCGGAATAATCCCGCTGGCAATCCACGATCCTATGATGGTACCGGTAATGATTAATATATACACAGCTGGAAGTGCTCTCGATATTCCCTCAGTCATTGCCTCCTCAATCTCACGCCATTCATAACCTAAATATTTTGCTACTAATCCTGTAGTAAAAATACCTATAATTAACGGGATAAACATCGCCACATCCCAGAAGAAAATCGCACCTATAGCTGCGATTATTAATATTACCAATGGTACAGCCGCTAATAAAATGCTTGGTTTCCTAATTATTTTCACTCCCTTTCACCAAAACCATAGACGGAATATTCCGAAATTTAACTATATAAGAATCCATCTTTTCCTTGACTCTCACCCGTTCTTTTTTGTATTTTCGCTACCCCTTTTCTCTCCTTACTAGATTTAATAGAGAGAATAAGGGCAGATGATGCAAATCTTGTAATGATCCGAATCTTTTGTGAAGAATTCAAAATTTGAGCCGTACCAGCTTGATTAAACTCTCTTTTCAAATGCAGTTAGTGAATCAGAAAAGATATTCATAGCTTCGTTTATTTCAGACGAATTCATCACAAGTGGCGGGGCAAATACAATGGAATTAGCTCCTTGATAAATGATAGGTCGAACAATAAGCCCCCGCTTATTACATTCCTCAGCAACAATAGCAGCTGCATTTTCTTTCGGTGAAAATGGTGTATGTGTCGAAGGGTCTTTAAAAACGTCAAATGCACCAAGCAGCCCCTTCGAACGATCATTTGTGACATGTGGATGTTGTTCTTTTAAAGAATTGAATCCCTCAAGCACAATAGATTCCATGTTTTTGACATGGGTTACAATATTCTCTTCTTCGATTACTTCCAAGGTTTTTAATGCAACCGCACAGGAAGTAGGGTGACCACTATAGGTGAATCCATGGAACAAAACACCATCTGACAATTCTGATAATTCATCACGAAACGACTCCTTCATGATGACAGCTCCTAAAGGGATATATCCACTTGTTATCCCTTTGGCCACCGTCATAAAATCAGGAATAATGCTCCAATTTTCCACCCCGAACATCTTTCCAGTCCGGCCAAACCCACAAATTATTTCATCGGCAACCATAAAAATCCCGTATTCATCACACAAAGCTCGTACGGCTTGTAAATATCCATCAGGAGGAATATTTACACCACCCGCCCTTGTACAGGTTCCATAATGACTGCAGCAATCGTATCAGCTCCCTCGCGCTCTATAATCCCGCGAATCGACTGATCGTAGTCCTGATGATTCTCGTCTCCTTGTTCACATGCTGTCAAATAAGGTTGGGCTTGAATAAAATCTGGTGAATTTGCAGTAGAAAAGGTCCTAAAGGTATCCATCCCTGTCGCACTGGTCGCCCCCATTGTTACACCATGATAGGCTTTGGCCAGGCTTATCACTTTGGTACGCTTCGTTTGCTCCTTCAACTTCCAATAGTGGCGAATAATCTTGAAGGCTGTCTCATTCGATTCAGAGCCGCCAGATGTGAAAAAAGAAACATTCAAATCTCCAGGTGCCAACTCAGCAATCTTACGCGACACTCTAATAGCAGGTTCATTAGAATAATTGTTAAAGGAGGACATGAATGGCAGCGTTTCCATTTGTGCTCTAGCTGCTTCTGCTAAATCAGTTCTTCCATGACCCAAATTCACATTCCATAACGATGATAAACCATCAATATATTGTTTACCGTAAATATCTGTTACACGAACTCCTTTTCCGGAGGTAAAAATATGTTCGGGTCCATTCTCTTGTTGAACTTTTAATGAAGAGGTTGGATGCAGAAAATGCTTACGATCCCACTCCATCAATTGATCCGTCACACTTTGCTGCTCTTTCACATTAAACCCCATAAATGATTCCTCCTTAATAAGTTTCCTGAATTATTGTAATGATTATTTGGTAACCGAAACCGACAGCCCAATCGTTTGCAGATCCTGCGCCACAATCGTTTCCCCATCAAAAACAGCCACTGCTTCATCATAGGCCCGTTTTTCATCTATATTTGGAAGGAAATGCGTCATCACCAGCTTTTTCACTCCTGCCTTTTCAGCAATATCTGCTGCTTGAGCAGGCGAACAATGTTCTTTTTGTAAATTGTCCCAAATCTTTTGTAACTCGGGATCCGTTATGTTTTTATATGTTTCGTTAACGGCCAGGCACGCATCCTGGATAAGTATATCTGCTCCTTTTGCTAGTTTAATTATGTTTTCGGTAGGAGCTGTGTCACCTGAATGAACAATAACCTGCTCTTCCCCTTCAAATCGAAAACCATAAGTCGGAACGTTATGAATCATTTTCTCCGTATAGATTCGTGCCGGGATATCTTCTGAAAATTGTTCAATCTCCCCTGGTTCCTCAATTTCTATGATCTCGACATTTTCCCTGACGCCTTTTGGTGACCTTCCTAGCGATATACGATAGTCGATGTCCTCTTTAAACAAGGAAAGAATGGTTTCGTGATAGTGCTTCATTCCTTTTGGGCCGACAATTCGAAGTTGTCTGCGGCCAAGCCCCCAACCGCCAAGTAGAAATTGGCCATACCCTAATAAGTGATCGGAGTGAAGGTGGGTCATAAATAAGGTGGTGATAGATTGAGGGGGAATTCCGGCCCTCTGTAATTGCGCGGTTGTTCCTTCCCCACAATCAATTAAAACTGGGGCATCACCTAGATGGAGAACTTGAGAAGGTCCAGATCTATCCAAATCCGGACGTGGACTCCCCGTTCCTAGCATCGTGACTTTCCAATCTAACATAAGTAAAACCTCCATTATATTTGATATATCAAAGAATTCCTGGCACTTCA comes from the Halobacillus shinanisalinarum genome and includes:
- a CDS encoding MBL fold metallo-hydrolase, with the translated sequence MLDWKVTMLGTGSPRPDLDRSGPSQVLHLGDAPVLIDCGEGTTAQLQRAGIPPQSITTLFMTHLHSDHLLGYGQFLLGGWGLGRRQLRIVGPKGMKHYHETILSLFKEDIDYRISLGRSPKGVRENVEIIEIEEPGEIEQFSEDIPARIYTEKMIHNVPTYGFRFEGEEQVIVHSGDTAPTENIIKLAKGADILIQDACLAVNETYKNITDPELQKIWDNLQKEHCSPAQAADIAEKAGVKKLVMTHFLPNIDEKRAYDEAVAVFDGETIVAQDLQTIGLSVSVTK
- the nhaC gene encoding Na+/H+ antiporter NhaC — translated: MKIIRKPSILLAAVPLVILIIAAIGAIFFWDVAMFIPLIIGIFTTGLVAKYLGYEWREIEEAMTEGISRALPAVYILIITGTIIGSWIASGIIPTIIYYGFSIIDPAYFVPMVAFFTALLAMVIGSITSLGTIGLAFMAIGQGMGFPLPLVAGAVISGAFFGDKLSPLSDTTNVASAIVNVPLYTHVKHMLWDTLPAFIIALILYWFVGNQYVGNVATPEEVNIILGGLEENFTIHSGLLTVPLITIVMMIKRVPAVPALVITSILASVCAVIFQGSTVSAILNAMTGGFVIDSGIQSIDALLNTGGILSMLRPIGMLMIATALGGLLERTYIFQVFVDYVIDLSKTTGSLISSTLLLTFVVGLSSGAQYLALILPARSFLKTFKQRNLHPKNLSRCVEATGTVGINLVPWSVPVILSSVILGVSPYQFIPFVFFAILVPVINVIYGFTGFTIAKLESSSGDDEVRSSRSVSS